A window of Actinomadura viridis genomic DNA:
CTCCTGGTTGGCCTTGTGGATCTTCGCCTTGTACTGGGCCTCGTTGAACGGCTGCTCGGCCGGCGGGCCCTCCTGGGGCTTGGTGGCCGTGGTCTCATCGCCGTTGTCGGTGGCCTCGTCCTGCTTCTCCACCGCGCCCTCGTCGGCGCTGGTGGGCTCGGTGCTGTTCTCGGCAGCCTCATCGGGCATTCGGGTTAACCCTCCAGGGGTTGGGACAGGGAAAGCTCCCGCTCCAGGCGGGAAGTCGAAGGCCGGTAGCGGTCCCACCACCGGTCGATCACAGGGCCCGTCCACGCAGGCCGGCCAGCATCGGCGGCCCGGGACTTGGCCTCATCCAGGGGAGTCGCCAGCACCACCACCTCGGTGGCGCCGAGCGCCGCAGCGTGCCGGGTGCGACGTTCCGGCTCGGGCATCGTGCGGATCACCCACGCCGTGCCGGTCTGCATCCGGGACACGAGGGTCTCCTCCGCTGCGCGGACACGACGCGCCCGGCCACGAATGTGTTCCGGGTGGTTGTGGGGGTCTGGGGACCCCAGCCGCCGGCAGATGGCGTCCAGGTCCACGACCCGGTCACCTGATGCGGCGTGCTCGGCGACCCACGTCGACTTCCCGGCAGCAGGCGGGCCGCACACCAACACGACCCTGCGGCTCATCCACCCGCCCGCAGGATCCGCGAGAGATTCGCGATCGTGTCACCACGCATCGCCCGGGCCCGCTCGTACTGGCGCTGCCACAACTTGATCTCCGGTTGCGGCTGCCATTCCTCGCCCTCGAAGTACGGGGCCGCCCAGCACCGGCAATGGTCGTGGTACTTGAACTCGCCAGCCCCCTGGAACCGGGCGTTGGTGCGGCGGCCCGCGGTCCGCTCGTCCTTGTACACCGGCCCGCGGATCGACATCACGCGGCAGAACGCGCACGCGTCCGCCGCGGCCATCCGCGCGACCCCGACCGCCTGCCGATCCTCGGCCACGGCGTCCACGATCGCGCCACGCCCCACGTCAGTGACCAGCCGGGACGCGATCCCGTCCACCTTCGTCCGCGTCACGCGGACCTGCCCGGCCACATCACCTCGCGCCGGCGCAGGCTCCGGATCGGAGAGGTCCTCCTCGACCCGGTCCTCGCCCACGCCGGCGAGGGCCTCCTCGTCCAGATTCGACAGGTCCGCGGACTCTTCCTCACGGGCGATCTCAGCGAGCAGCCGTTCCACCTCGGCAGCCGAATCCAGCAACTCCTGGTCCCAGAAGTTCCTCGTCGCCCACCGCAACGACTCCTCCACCTGCCCCGGGTCAGGTTCCCGCAGCAGCGGCGAAGGTCGCCTCCCCGGCACGCCCGCGGCGTCACGCTCAAGGTCGTAGTAGTCCAACGCCATCGCCCCGGACGCCTCCGCGTACCGTGCGATGACAGCCCGGACCGCTGCGGCCCACCGCGGCATCGTCCGCGCCAGCCGCCGCGAGTCCAGCAGCGTCCACGTCCCGGCCAGCTCACGCAGCATCAACACGATCAGGCCGCTTTGCGCGGCCTGCTGCTCACGCGACCTGGTCGGCGTCGCCACCCGACACCTCTACGGCGCGCTGCCGGCCGAGCCGTTCCCCGATCCGGGCGAGCTGGGCACGGCCCTGCGCGCGCTGCCGGTCCGACCGGACCCGCTGACGCTGCGCCTCCGACAGCCCGACCATCTCCAGCGCCACCTCCGAGTCCGCAGGGATGATGCCGGCCTGCACGAGCTTCACCGCCGCGTCGGTCTGCGCCGCCATCGTCGGCGTCGCCGGGTTCCGCCACACCGTCTCCAGCTTGCGGGCCCGGTCCGGCACCTCGCCCCGCCAGATCAGCAGCGCCAGCCGCAGCACCTGCGCCCACGGAGTGCTCAGCATCGCCTGCTTACGCTCAGCGCGTTTCACCAGCTGCGCCTCCGTCGAGCGGATCGCGTCGGCCGAGGCAGGGTTGTCAGTGGTGTAGCCCAGGTAATGCGGCGGCAGGCCAAGCTGCGTCGCCATGATCCGCGCGTACAGGTCAACGATCTTCGTATACGCCGACGGGTCATACGCGGCGAACGTACCGACCTGCGGGATCTCCCCGTCCTCGTCCCGCTCCAGAGCCAGCACACGGCCGATGTAGGTCTCCCACGCCGACTTGGCGTTCCCCTCAGCGTCCTGAAACGCCGACTCGCTGGCGCCGAGGATGTACCGCTGAGGTGCGCCGTAGAACTCCCGGGCGACCTCCATGCCCAGCAGCGTCCGGCACGCCGCATCGGTGATCCCCATCACCGCAGAGTTGATCTCCGACTTCCCGACCCGCTCCGCGGCCCGCGGCCGGTTAGCGAACCGCACCACCGGGACCATGCCCAGCTCGTGGGCGTCGCGGCTGATGACTTCCCACCCGCCAGTGTCCGACTGCACCACGTGGATCGTCTGATCCGGCAGGTACAGCACCGCCGCCTGAGCATCCTCGATCTTGTACAGCCGCAGCGCCGACCGCACCGCACGCAACCGGGCGTCGTAGTCCACGGTCATGTCCATCGGTGACTCGACCGAGATGACCGGCGGTGCCTCATCCTCCTCACCGGACCCGACCGCGGCGTAGGACCGGCCGTAGATGAACGAGTCCAGGTGCGCGAGCTGCGCCTCGGTGAGCAGGTCGTTGGCCTGCACCACCTCTTCCAGCTCGTCGGAGGCGTCCGGCTCACCCGCATACCGCCACGTCTCAATGTCCAGACGCTGCTCGAGCGCGTCCACACCGATCTGCGGCCACCCGATCACCGTGTGAAGCCCCTGCAACTGCGGCGGAATGCTGATCTTCAAGTCACGGATGACCTGCTCGCCGTTGTAGTAGCAGTCCCGCAACTCCAGCGGGAACCGTGCGGTGACCAGGTCCTGGCGGAGTACGTCGATCAGCTGCGTCTCATCATCGGTGAGGTTCACCAGCGGCAGCTCCGGAATCACCGCGGTCACGACAGCACCACCGCCCGCCCTCTACCGCGCCGGCCCACGCCCTTCGCCACCGCATCCAGCCGGGCCTGCCACGCCAACGTCGCCGCGACCGCCGCGTCGATCTTCCGCCGCGAATCCGGGTGCTCCTTAGCGATCTGCAGCCCCGACCGGGACACCCGCCGCCGCGCGTTCAACACGTGCCGCGTCAACGCGTACGAGCCGTCGTGGGTGAGCTCACCGTTCACCACAGCCGCGTGGAACTGCTCCAGCGCACGCACGACCAACTGGGTTCGGTTCATCCACCACTCGATCGGATGCTGCTGCGACGCCCTCACCCGCAACCGGCGCCCGTAGGTGTACTCCCATTCGGCGACGAACGAGCGCCAGTCCGCGGCCGGGTCAGCGTAGAACCCGACGACCTTGTACCTGGAGAACGCCTTCCGGACCGCGGCGTTGACCTCCATGACCGGCACCCACCAGTCCTTGCCCGCCAGGCCGTCCGGCTGCTCCCACACCGCGATCTCGAACACGAACCCGTCCGACACCCGGCATCCGATCAGCGCAGTAGCGTCGGTCACCCCGCGGTTGCGGTGCCTCGAGCCGTCAAAGCCCAACGTGATCCGTTCCCCATCGGCAACGGCCTCACCGGGCGACGCGCACGACGCCCATTCCGGTTGAGACAGCCACGCATCCGAGGCGTGCGTGATCTGATTCAGGAAGTCCGCTCGAGCCGTCTGCGGATCGGTTCCCAGATCCCAGATGTCGGCGACGATACGGTCCAGCGGCGACCAGCCCGGCTGGCACGGCGGCTCATGCAGCACGCACCCGTCCGGGTGGTCGGCGGAGTCTCCGTAGGCGAGCCGGAGCCCTGCCATCAACGACTCGCGGTCATCCAGATCCGTCTCGGGAGGCGCCTCGCGATGGTCGTACAGCAGACCCCCGTCCTTCGCCTTCCCCTCCAGGATGTTCTTGTAGAACTCGGCGGACTGCTCCGCCACCGACTCCTCGCCCGGCGTGAACGCGTTCGGCGACTCGATAGTCGCGCCGCCCAGCTTCGCCGCGTTGATCCGCATCACCTCGGCCAGCCGGACCCCGCCGTTCGACGGAACCCACTCCTCCGTCTGGTCGAGAATCGCGAAGACCGCCTTGTTGCCCTTCACAGACCGGGCCGACGAGGTGACGGGCTCGATCCGCCCCCGCGGCAGGTTCACGAAGGTGTCCAGCGGCTCCAGCCGCGGGTACGCGTCGATCAGCGCATCCGAGTCCAGCATCTCCAGCAGCGGAGCCCACGAGTTCTTCGTCTGGGCCTCCGACACTGCGGCGACCTGAACAAACGGGGTCCGGATCTGCGACCACGGCTTCCCCACCGGCTGGCCATCGGCGTCCCAGCCATCCGGCACAACCGGCGCCAACGCCTCAGCAATCGCCAACGCGGCCAAGAACGGCGACTTACCCCACCCTCGCGGGCGGCTGATAACCCCGCGGCGGTGCTTGCGCCGGCCCGTGTGCGGATCGATCTCAAACCAGCGCAGGATGAACTGGGCCTGCTCCAGCGTCGGCACGAACGGCTCGAACTCGGCGCGGTCCGGCGCCGCCAGATACTCGATGATCCAGTCGAGGATCAGCGGACCCAGCGTCGGCCGCTCCCCTGGCCGGCTCGGACGCCACGGCACCGGCTACTCCTGGCCCGATGCGCGGCTCGACCGGTCCGGAAGCAGACGCAGATCGCCGTACCGCTGTACCGAGGCCGGCTGCTTCGCTGCCCGCTTCTCGTCCTTCTCATCGGCGTCCGCGAACACCATCCGCAGACGGGCCCGGTCCTCAGGAGTCGCACCGTACTTCGCGACCCGCAGCCGAACCTCCGCCGCCAGCGTCCACTGCCCCTTCGACCACATCGCGTGGTGCATCAGCGCCGTGTCCAACAGGAACGCCCAGTCGGTCTCAGTGAACGTCTCAGCCTGAGCCGACCGGCCCCACATCGCCCACCACGCCTGCGTCCGCGGATGCCACTCCACGTCCTCGGGCAGCTCGGGCTGCTCTGCACGCACGAACCGCAGCACTGTCTGCGCGACCGGGTCCTTGTTCGCTCGGGCCCGCCGGTTCGGGTCCTTGGGAGCAGGCCCACGTCCAGCCACGGAGAGTCACCACCTCTCCGCTCAGTCCTTGATCATCCAAGCCCCAGACCCGTAGCCAGGGGGAGCCTCAATACGTGGCCGATTCCCTGACCATGATCATCGGGGGTGGCCCCCACCCTTGGTGACGCTGTGTGACCGGCGGCCTGGGGTGGTTGATCATGGTTGGTGACGTCCACCCGGCCCTGCGAGGGGCGGTCACGGCGAGGTCACTCGGCTCAGCCACGTAGCGATCACGGCGCTGCTGAGAGGCTCGCGATCACCGTTGCGTGCGAGCAGATGGTCATCGGCGTTGGCTGGTGTGGCTGCTGCCCTGTGGCCGGTGCCCGCGTGTGGGTGGTGCCGTGCCGGCTGCTCTGCACCCTCACGCCTGTCGGGTGTCCCCCTGTGCGTGCACCCCGAGCGTGTGGTGCTCACGGACCTGGCCGTTCGGGGTGGCCTGCTGCGGTGAGGGGTCAACCTTGGCTCGCTGCGTTCGCGGTCCTCAGCGTCGTGGTCGTCCTGCCTTGCGGGTCCCCTTGCGTACGGGGAGCCGGCGGTACCGGACCTTGCGGGGGCCCGGTGTCTCCCTAGCCTTGCGCCTTGCCCAGGGCTGCTTGGTGGCGAAGGCCCAGCGCCATTGCTTGCGGCTGACGAACCCCTTCTTCTGCCCGCCGCGCTTGGCCATGTGCCTTCACCTCCGGAGGCCGGGGTGTGGTTCGGGTGGGCGGTGCCGCTTGGGCCGGCGGGCCTGTGCTGCCTTACCGCCCTCGCTGGAGGACTTGTAGACGTGGCAGCGTTGCACCGTGCGGCGTCCATGGATGGGGGCTAGCGCTTCGATCCGGTGGTCATCGCCAGCCACGATGTGGTCGATCTCGTCCG
This region includes:
- a CDS encoding AAA family ATPase, encoding MSRRVVLVCGPPAAGKSTWVAEHAASGDRVVDLDAICRRLGSPDPHNHPEHIRGRARRVRAAEETLVSRMQTGTAWVIRTMPEPERRTRHAAALGATEVVVLATPLDEAKSRAADAGRPAWTGPVIDRWWDRYRPSTSRLERELSLSQPLEG
- a CDS encoding phage portal protein — encoded protein: MTAVIPELPLVNLTDDETQLIDVLRQDLVTARFPLELRDCYYNGEQVIRDLKISIPPQLQGLHTVIGWPQIGVDALEQRLDIETWRYAGEPDASDELEEVVQANDLLTEAQLAHLDSFIYGRSYAAVGSGEEDEAPPVISVESPMDMTVDYDARLRAVRSALRLYKIEDAQAAVLYLPDQTIHVVQSDTGGWEVISRDAHELGMVPVVRFANRPRAAERVGKSEINSAVMGITDAACRTLLGMEVAREFYGAPQRYILGASESAFQDAEGNAKSAWETYIGRVLALERDEDGEIPQVGTFAAYDPSAYTKIVDLYARIMATQLGLPPHYLGYTTDNPASADAIRSTEAQLVKRAERKQAMLSTPWAQVLRLALLIWRGEVPDRARKLETVWRNPATPTMAAQTDAAVKLVQAGIIPADSEVALEMVGLSEAQRQRVRSDRQRAQGRAQLARIGERLGRQRAVEVSGGDADQVA
- a CDS encoding terminase, whose translation is MPWRPSRPGERPTLGPLILDWIIEYLAAPDRAEFEPFVPTLEQAQFILRWFEIDPHTGRRKHRRGVISRPRGWGKSPFLAALAIAEALAPVVPDGWDADGQPVGKPWSQIRTPFVQVAAVSEAQTKNSWAPLLEMLDSDALIDAYPRLEPLDTFVNLPRGRIEPVTSSARSVKGNKAVFAILDQTEEWVPSNGGVRLAEVMRINAAKLGGATIESPNAFTPGEESVAEQSAEFYKNILEGKAKDGGLLYDHREAPPETDLDDRESLMAGLRLAYGDSADHPDGCVLHEPPCQPGWSPLDRIVADIWDLGTDPQTARADFLNQITHASDAWLSQPEWASCASPGEAVADGERITLGFDGSRHRNRGVTDATALIGCRVSDGFVFEIAVWEQPDGLAGKDWWVPVMEVNAAVRKAFSRYKVVGFYADPAADWRSFVAEWEYTYGRRLRVRASQQHPIEWWMNRTQLVVRALEQFHAAVVNGELTHDGSYALTRHVLNARRRVSRSGLQIAKEHPDSRRKIDAAVAATLAWQARLDAVAKGVGRRGRGRAVVLS